The DNA segment GCGGAAGCCGGCCGCCAAGGCCGCTCCCGTCAAGAAGGCCGCCCAGTAAGGAACCTTCGTCCTGGAAAAGCGGGGGTGCAGCCGATTGAGGCCGCGCCCCCGCTTTCTTTCGGGACCGTCCTTCAGCGGAAGCCGTGGTCGGCGCGGAAGCGCTCCACGCCGGGATCCTGATGGCGCGCCATGTCCGCCACGGTCACGGCGCGGAGGCGCGCCAGGATCGAGGTGAGGGTCTCCTTCCAGAACTCGTGGAGGACGCACGGCGTCTCGTCCGTGCAGCCGGACAGCCCCACCATGCACCGGTCCCGCCAATTGACGCCGTCGATGGCCTCTGACAGGTCCTCCAGGGTGATCTCCCGGGAAGGCTTGGCCAGCACCACCCCGCCGTGGTGGCCGCGGCGGGCCGTCACCAGGCCCTTCTTCGCCAGCTTGTGCACCAGCTTGGAGAGGTAGGAGCGGGGAATCCCCGTATAGTCCGCCACGGCCTCCACCAAAACGGGCTGGCCGCCCGGCTCCTGGAAGCAACGCATCGCTCGCAGCGCGTAACCGGTGGTCTGGGACAAGGGGAGCACGGCGCACCTCCGGGAGGTGGATCCAGCGCGCCTCCCTCAATGAGGATCATCCGGTAATCTAACGAGTCAACCATCCTTGTGATCTGCATCACGGCCCGAAATCCAAGTAAATACAGGAAAAAGCCCCCGATAAAGGGGGCTTTTCACAGTCGGGGAAAGACTCATTCCGCTACGGCAGGATTCCGGCGGTGGGCCCAGAGGCCCCAACCCAGGAAGGCGATTTCCGCCAGGGCCACGATGATCATCCACTTCACCACGGGGGAATCGCCCATCCCGTAGGAGTGCATCCCCGTGGTCAGGACGAAGTTCACGCCCAGGTAGGTCATCACGATGGTCTGGAAGGCCAGGATGCTGATGGCCGCCACTCCGAACTTGCCGATCATCCGGTCCAGCTTGGCGTGCAGGATGGCCATGTAGGCCAGGAAGGCCACCAGGGACCACACTTCCTTGGGATCCCACCCCCAGTAGCGCCCCCACGAGGACGCCGCCCACATGGAGCCGGTGATGATGCCGGCGATGAGGAAGATGGAGCCCACGAACATGTACCAGTAGAGGAGGTCGTACATCCGGTCCACCAGCTCCACCCGCCGCGGGGCGAAGATGGTCGCGCCCACCTGCATGTGCGCCACCACCAGGCCCAGGGCCAGCACCGCGTAGCCCACCATGATGATGGGCACGTGGATGGCCAGCCACGGCGTCCCCGCCAGCACCGGCGCGATAGGATGGATGAGGCGGTCGATGGGCAGCAGGTCGGTGAGGGCCATGGTCAGCGTGGCCATCACCGCGGCGTTGAGGACCACCATCCGGTTCTTCAGCAGCGCGTAGGCCACCAGCGCGAAGAGCCCCACGCCCCAGGCCAGGAACAGCATCGACTCGTACATGTTGGCTGCGGGGATGCGACCCCCCACCTGCCAGCGCAGGGCGATGCCCCAGGTCATCACGGCGAACCCGGCGGCCAGGAGCCCCAGGGCCACCCGGTCGAGCGCGGCGCTCTGCCGCTTCCAGGCCACCACGGAGGCGGCCAGGGAGGCCAGGAGGACGATCCAGGCCAGCCGGACGGGGTTCAGGCGGTTGTAGAACACTTCCCGGTCCATCGCCGCGGCGGAGGGCCAGCCTTCGAGGCGCGGCCCCTGGGCGAGCTGGACGAGGCCATCAGCGGGCGGGCCGGGATAGACGGCCCAACGGGCATGGGGATCCGGCGATACGGGCATGGGGCGCACGCCCTGGTTGAGCCCGATGGACTGCATGGCCCGAAGGCGCGACTCGAGCTTGCGGACGTCCTGCAGCTCTCCCTGAAGCGGCCGCTGCTCCATCTCGGCCATCTGCGCCGCCCGGAGGAGGGCCCCCAACTTGGGGTTCCGCACCAGCTGGACGAAGGAGGCGTGCGTGGTGCCGGCCGGCAGGTCCAGGGCCTTCACCAGCGCCTTGGAGCCCACCTGGATCATCGGGGCCTCGGCGCCGGTATTGGGCTCGAACATCCAGCCCATCATGGTCGCCACGGGGTCCTGCCCCTTCCACGTGGAGGAGCCGGTGACGGTCCACACCATATCCCGGGCCAGCGTGTCGAGGGGCATCACCCGACCGTCGTGCTGGACGGGGAGCCGCCGGAGGGCGTCGGGCGAGGGCGCCGCTCCGTGAAGCCCGAGCCCCGCGACCGCGAGAAGTGCCAGGAGCGCGCCCCGCCCCGCGTTCGCGGCGGTGATGGACGCTTCCAGGGCGGCGCGCGCGCGGCTCTGGGAAATGCGGGTGAACAGGACGATCAGCATCCCCAGGATGAGGGTGATGTAGCCCGCGAACACGATGAGCTGGCCCGGATCCTTGGACACGGCCAAAACAGTCGCTTCGCGGCCCTCCTCCTGCTGGTAGCTGGACTGGAACAGCGCATAACCGCGGTAGTGGAACTCGTGATTCATCCAGATCTTCGCGGGGAAGGTCTTCCCCGTTTCGGAATCCGTGATCTGGACCTGGCTGGAGAAGCCCGCGGGCCGCATGGTGCCGGGATAGGTATCCAGGACGAAGTCGTCCAGCTTCACCGTAAACGGAAGCTGGTGGCGCGTCACCGTCTCGCTCTCCCGGTGCTCGCCGGCGGTGTGGACGTGGTGCTCGATCACCGATCCGCTCTGCCCCTCCCACAGGCTGAGGTTCCCCTCCACCTTGAAGAAGTAGGTGACCGCCGCCCCGACGAAGATGAGGATCAGCGAAGCGTGCGTCACCACGAACCCGATCCGCCGCTGGTTCCAGGGGAAGAGGTCGGCCAGCGACATGGCGAGGTTGATGGCGAAGAGGCCCTGGAGACCGAGGAACCACCACGCGTAGTAGACGAGGCGCCCCGCCTCCTCCACACCCGACCGGGTCTCGACGATGGTCCCCACCGACAGCCCCACCAGCAGCAGGACGAGCAGGATGACCGCCAGTTTCAGGGATGCGAGGAACTCGAACAGTTTTCTCATGGATCTGATCCCGAAGTGATGGAAGGGGAGCGGCCTAGCGGACCGGACCTGACTGCTTGGCGATGACCTTGTCCTTGATCTGGGCATAGACGTCCGCCGAGACGATGCCTCGGGTGAGGAGTTGGGCCTTGGTCCGGTAGGGACGGCCGGCAATGATCTTGGCCGCGAGATCCTCGGGAATATGGAGCATGAAGCCCAGCTCGTTCTTGGCAGCGCTGTTGATGTCCACCGGCTTCAACTTGCTCTTCACCGGCGCGCTCAAGGTCGGCTTGGGGGCAGGCTTGCCCTCGGCGGCCACCGCCGCAGCGGCGCCCAGCAGAAGGATCGCCGTGGCCAGGGACGCCCGGATGGTGCGGATGTGCATGGAAGGCCTCCGAAAAGGGCCCCGGTCTGACCGGAATCCTTGAAAAGGTAAACATGGAAACGACCCGGATACGGTCACGTACCCGGGTCGTCTTCTATGAGGGAAGCTGAGAAGTTCCAGCCTCCCTAAGCTGGTTCCTACTTGTGGACGACCGTGACGTCGTACTGTGAGCCCGAGCCGTGGCAGACGGCGCAAGCTTCGCCTGCGACGTTCAGGGCACTGCGGTTCACCTTGATCTGGCCACCGTTGGTGACCATGTGAGCCTGGGCAGCGCTGCTGTCGTGGCAGGTGACGCAGGCGGCGGTGTAGGGCGTGATCATCTTGTCGGTGGTGTTGATCAGGCCCAGCGCAGCCTTAGCCAGCGCGGTGGTGGTGTTGCCGGAGGTGTTGATCGCTTCCTCGCGGGTGGCGAGGGCGTTGGTGGGAACACTGGCGTAGCCGGTGCTGGTGTGGCAGCTCTGGCAGTTGTTCAGGATGCCGGGGAAGCCGATGTTGGCGCCGTTGATGATGTTGACGGCACTCGGCGTCCGATCGCGCACGATCTTGATGGGGGTCGTGCGGTCCTTGCCGGCGTGGATCCCGTGGATCATGTCCTTCAGGTTGTTGGTGGTCTGGGGGAAGGCCAGCGCGAAGTTGGAACCGGCGACCACGGGGTTGGGGATGGTGATGCCCCAGGAGGAGAGGCTCGCCAGATCCTTCGCGGTGAAGGTGGTGGCGGCCGTGCGATAGGCCTCCAGGCCGGCGTCGGTCATGCCCTTGCCGCTGGTGGTGAGACCGGGGACGTGGCACTGGACGCAGATCTGGATGTCATAGTTCCGGTTGCCGCCGTGACCTTCGAACCACTCATGGCAGTTCGCGCACTTCTTGTTGTCGATGACGACGCGGCGGGTGGTGTCGCTGCCGACCGTCTTCACCACGGAAATGGCATGGCGAGCAATGGCGGCGGTAGTCGAAGCCGGGGCGGTCGTCTGGGTGAAGTACCCCTGGAGACCCACGGTGCGCATCTTGGCGCCCACCGGGAAGAGATAGTTGCCACCCACGATGTTCGCGGTGTAGTAGCCGCTGGCGTCAGGGCCCGAGAGCGTGCCGACCGAGGTGGCCTTCGTGGTGTCCAGCAGGTTGGCGATGGAGACCGTGCGGGGCTGGAAGTTAGCAGCGGAGGGCGCGCCGTTGTCGGTCAGCAAGTTGTTGAAGTCTGCGGGAGTGGCAACGTTGTCCTGCATCATGGTCCAGGCCAGCTGGAAGCTGGGGCCTCCCGTGAAGCCGGTCAGGGGGTTGGTCAGCCCGGAAGCGGCGGCCAGGAAGGTCACGGGAGCGGCGGTGGCTCCGTTGACGGACTTCATGATCCGGAACTTCACAGTCACAGGGCCGCCCGAGGTGGTCTGGGTGGCGGTGTTGAGTTCGTAGGTGAAATTGGCCAGGCCGGTCGCGACCGTCGGATTGTGGGTCGTCACGTTCTGGGTCAGGTGGTAGGTCTTGATCGCCGCGGAATCGTGGCAGATGGCGCAGGCCTTGTCGTCCGCCAGGGGCACGTCGGTGCCGGGCATATGGTTCGCGCCGGTGGCGAAGTTCACCGCGTCGTGGCAGGTGCCGCAGGCAAGACGGCTGGGCTTGAGGTTCCAGTTCTGGGCCTGAGCCACGCCGTCATGGCACTTGGCGCAAAGGCGCTGTCCGCCGTCCAGGATCGAGTAACCGAGGGTCTCAAACTTGACGTTGGCGTAGTTGTAGCCCGTCTTGGTCAGCTCCGCGCCCATGTGGATGCGGTGGGCGAGAGCGGTCAGATCGCCTGCCGCGCCGCCGTTGAGCTTGTTGGTGCTGCCGGTGTAGGTGGTGGTGGTGCCGGCAGTCGCTTCGGCGTAGCCGTACTTCCGCTGGTCGGTGTGGCAGACCGCGCAGTAGCGAACTTCGACCCGACCGCCGCCGTGGAAGGCGAGCTTGTCGTGGCACTCGTTGCAGTTCTGGATGGCGACCACGTCGCGGATGTCCGTGGTAGCGGTCACCGCAGCGCCCGTGGAGGGCACGAAGTCGTAGATGGCGTTGACGGGATTCTTCATGTTGACGGCGGTGGCCACCGTGACCGCATCCGACGTATTGCTGCCCGTGCCGCGGGCGGCGCCGGACATCTGGATCGTCACACGGTGAACCAGGGTCGGGGCGTAGGTAACGTCACCCAGGTCAGCCTTGACGTTGTTCCCGGTGTAGGTCATCGCGTCGAGGGCGGCCTGAACCTTGGTGATGTCGCGGTAGAAGGTGTACTTGTAGGTGCCGTCGCCGTTGTCCACCAGGGTGCCGGTGTTGTCGGTGGTGGGACGGGTGGGAGCCGAAGCCGCAGTCGTGGTGGGGACCGTGGTCACGATGTAGCTGACCCACTTGCTGGGGGCCTTCGTGGTGGCGTCTTCCGGGACGAGCTTGGCGATGGCGAAGCTCAGGTTGGGGTAGCTCGCCACCGTGGCGGTGGAAGCCTTGGCCGTAAAGGCGCCGAGGCCCTTGACGCCCAGGCCCGTCGTGGGATCCGTGATCCGGAAATTCACCACCGGAGCGGTACCCATGGTGGCGCCCGTGACCGTGACGGTGGGCTTGAGTTCCGCCCACTGGTCAGGGGTGAGCTGAGCCGCATTCACGACGCTGGGAACGTTGGTTCCATTGGTCCCGTTGGTTCCATTGGTCCCGTTGGTGCCGTTGATTCCGTCCTTCCCGTTCTGGCCGCTGCTTCCGTTTTTGCCATTGCAGCCCACCAGCGCCAGCGCGATGGCTGCGGTGGCGAGAAGGCTGCAAAGCTGTTTGAGGGGCTTGTGTTGCATGGATTCGTCTCCCGTGAAGGGGTGAAGCTGTGGGGGGTTGGGTGAAGCCGATGGGATAAAGCGATGTCTACGTCAGAAATCACCCAAACTATAGCCCCCTCTTTGATCACCTCAAAGGTGGATATGACGAAACACAACATTCCTGGATGCTCCACAAGAACAGCTACAAAATTGCCTGTCTAAACGAATTGTTTGGAGCAACATCTTGACCGATAGTTCAATTGATCGTGGTTCCATAGATGCGATTCGGAAGATGAAGGAAGGAACGTCCATCGCGAAGGTTCCCCGGCGCGACAAAGTTGTGACCTTTTCCACTGCGCGGGACCTCTCTCAGAAAGCACAAAAAAGCCCGGAGGAAGACCTCCGGGCGGACTGCAGGGCGAGACGAGGTCAGGGCTTCGTGGGTGCCTGGCGGACCACGAGGCGATCCTTGATCGCCAGATAGATTCCTTCTGGAAGAACCTGATTCGTGACCAGGTGGGCCTTGGTCAGGTAGGGTCGGCCCGTGATGATCTTGTCCACGTAGGCCTCGGGAAGACCCGGGATCGCCTTCAACTGATCCCTCGTGGCGGTGTTGACGTCCACCCGCTTGGCGTCGCGGGCGGCCTTGGCTTTCGCCTTGGCCTGGATCTTGGCAGCCCGGGCCTTCGCCTTGGCCTGAGCCTCCCGGGAGACCTTGGGTGCGGGCTTGATGTCCGGATCCGGCTCCTGGGCGTGGATTCCGCCCCCTCCGCCAAGCAGGACCACCAAAAGGATCGGAACCAGTCCCTTCTTCACGTTCACTCCTTGCCTCGACGGTCATTGTCGATTTTGCAGTGAGTGGGCGTCAATCGCTCAGCCCACTTCTGAAAAGCAGACGACCCGGCTGCAGAGCACCCGGGTCGTCTGGTACTGCGTCCGGAAGGCGGCAAGCCGCCTTCCGGAATCCATTACTTGAAGTTCATGTGGACGGTCTTGATGTCCGCGGTCTTGCCGGTGCCGTGGCAGATCATGCACTGCTCGACCTTGGCCAGGGCCGTGGTGCGAGCCTCGTAGAAGGCACCGCCATTGCCCTTCATGTGGGCGAGGGCGGACTGCGAGTCGTGGCAGGAAGAGCACGCCGCCGTGATCGGGGTGCTGATCAGGGTCGTACCGACCGCGTCAGTGTAGGGCGTGGTGCTGGCAGTGGCGAAGTTGGTCGCGAAGCCATTACCGTACGCCGTGTTGGCGGTCACGAAGGGGGAGTAGTAGGTGCCGGGGACGACATCCGTGCCATCGCCCTTCACGTAGTTGATCGTGGCGGGGGTGGTGCCGGTGGCCACGGTTGTGGACAGCAGGTTGGGCAGAGCCGCCGCGTTGGTGCTGTTGCTGAAGTCGTACGAGCCGGACACGTGGCAGGCTTCGCAGTTGTTCAGGATGGCGGGGTAGGTGACTTCCCAGTAGGTGTCGCCCGCGGAGACTTCCCACGAGAACTTGTTCACCCGCTTGCCGGCGGCGTGGATCGCGTGGACCGCATCCTTGATGTTCACACCCCAACCGCTGTTGACGCGGTTGACGTTGTGGCAGAAGGAACAGGTCGGCGCGTCGTTGCGCTGGCCAGCGTGGTACACCTTGCCGGTGAAGACGCCGAGGGTGGCGTGGCAGTCGTTGCACTTGTCATTGCTGACGATGGTGCGGCGGGTCGCCTGGGCGGCGAAGCCGGTGGGCAGGGTTCCGCTGATGAGCTTGTAAACGTTGGGCGCGGGAACACTCAGGCCGCCCTGTCCGGTTCCCAGCGTGGTCGTCTTGGGAATGTAGGCGTAGCCGGCCACATTGGTCTGGGTCAGGGGCTGGGTGTTCGTGGCGGCGGCGATGGTGCCGATGCCGTAGGTGTAGCCGATGCCACCCGTCATCATCGTAGCGGTGGTGGGAATCTTCACGCCGGTCAGGGTGAGCGTGTAGTAGCCGCTCGCATCGGGGCCAGTCATGGTGCCGCCGGTCGTGCCCGTGGCAGCCGTCTTGTTCCAGATGTTGCGGACGTAGCCGCTCACCGTGGCGTTCCAATCCGCAGGCTTGGCGATGCCGTCCTGAGGAACCGCAAAGGTCAGGTAGACGCTGGGGCCGCCCACGAAATTGGGAAGCAGTTCCACGCTGGCGTCAGCGGCGGCGGGAGCCGCGTTGAAGGTCGCAGCGGTGCCATCCAGAAGGAAACGGAACACGAACACCGGCTGCTGGCTGGCGTTCAGGGTCACGCTCTTGAAGTCCCAGGTGGGCTTCACGGCGCCCGGAGGCAGGTTTCCGGTGTAGCCGGCCACATAGGAAGCGTTGGTGTTGGCGTTGCCGCCGTTCACCAGCCAGGAATTGTTCGCATCCGGCTTGACCACGGGGACGTGCACCAGCTTGATGCCGGCGGAGCCGTGGCAGGAAGCGCAGTTGACGTCGGAGGTGGCGGCACCACCGGCATGGTTGGCACCCGTCGCCCAGTTGATGGCGTCATGGCAGGCGCCGCAAGCCATGCGGCTGGGCTTCGTGTTCCAGTTGTCGCCCTGGGGAGTGGCCGCAACGGTGGCGGTGTGGCACATCACGCAGTTGCGGAGATCCTGGGGATAGGTGGTCTCATTGAAGTAGACGTTGGCGTAGTTGTAGCCCGTCTTGGTCAGCTCTTCGCCGGCGTGCAGCTTGTGGATGAACGCGGGGAAGTCGCCCACGGCCATGCCGCCGATCTTGCGCTGGCCGGCGGTGGCGTCGTAGCCGGTGCTGGTGGTGGTGGCTTCCGCATAGCCGTACTTGCGCTGGTCGGTGTGGCACACGACGCAGTACTCGGCGTTGATGCGGGCGCCGCCGTGGAAGGATTCGAACTTGGTGTGGCAGCGGTTGCAGGCGGCGGTGTCGACGACGTTGCGCAGTTCGTCGGTGCCGGCGACCGCGGCCTTGCCGGTGGCGGGAACGAAGTCATACCACGCGTTGGCGGGGGTCTTGACGGTCACCGCGGTCACGCCGCTGTTGGAACCGTCGGCGGTGTTGGTGCTGGTGCCGCGGGCGTTGCCGGCGATCTGGATGGTCACGCGGTGGGTGAGGGCGGCCTGGTAAGTGACGTCGCCCAGGTCGGCCTTGGTGTTGGTGCCGGTGTAGGTCTGAGCGTCAAGGAACGCCTGGACCGCGCTGATGTCGCGGTAGAACGTGTACTTGTAGCTGCCGTCGCCATTGTCCACCAGGGTGCCGGTGTTGTCCGTCGAGGGACGGGTGGGCGAAGCGGTGGCGCTCGCGCTCGCGGGCATCGTGGTCACGATGTAGCTGACCCACTTGCTGGGGCTGCCGTTGGTTCCGGGCACCAGCTTCGCGATGGAGAAGGCCAGATTGTTGTAGCTGGCGGCCAAAGCGGTGCTGCTCTTGCTGGTAAAGCCCAGGCCGACAACGGGGGTGCCGTTGCCGTCGGTGACCGTGAAGTTCACGACCGGCTTGCCGGTGACGACGGCGGCGCTGGTGATCGTGCTCTTGAAGGTGGTCTGGCCCCACTGGTCGGGGGTCATCTGAGCGGCGTTGACGGTGATGACGGCGTTGGTGCCATTGGTCCCATTGGTGCCATTGGTCCCGTTGACGCCGTCCTTTCCATTCAGGCCGTTCTGCCCGGACTTGCCGTTACAGCCGATCAGCACCAGGGCGACGGCTGCGGTGGCGAGAAGCCCGCAGAGCTGTTTGAGGGGTGGGTGCTTCATGTTTCAGTCTCCTTGTTCGGGGGGTGAAGCTGGGGGGGTTGAGAGGTCGGGGTAAGTTGGGGCCGACGCGCCTCCGCCCTCTCCGAAAATCGGGAGAGGGCGGAGGGGACGGGGCCTCAGGAAATGGTGCGGCCGTGGCACATGGTGGCGTTGAAGCAGCCGGGCTGGGTGCCGGCGGGGGCGGGCGTGGCCGGCTTCAGGGTGGAGTTGGCGCCCGTCGCGTGGCACTTGAAGCACTCGGGGGCATTGCCCGGATCGGTGTTGACGTGGCTGGGCGAGACGAGGGTGGACCCGGTCCAGGGGCGGTCCGGGTGGGGCGCCTTGGTGTGGCAGCTGCGGCAGGAAACCGTGAGACCGTTGTCGTAGTTGGAGCCGTGGCACTTGGCGCAGTGGGCGAAGCCCGCCATCGCCTTGGGATCCGCGGCGTTGGGAGCCAGCTGGGCACCCATCCGGCCATGCTGGGCGGGAGCGGACCAGCCCGCGGGATGGTCCACGCCATTGGCGTGGCAGGTGTAGCAGCTCACCTTGGAGATTCCGCCCGCGGCGTCGGGGTTGGAGGTGGAACCGTGGCAGGAGCGGCACTGGTCGGGCGTCTTGACGTATTCCGCCCAGTGGGTCTGCTGCCAATTGGCCGGATGCTGGCCGGCGGGATTCTGCGGCGCCGCCTTGCCGGCGCTTCCGCTGCATCCCCAGGAAAGAAGGGCGAGGGCCACCGCGAAACAGGTTCCCATCCCCAGCTTGGCTTTATTCATGTCATTCCCCTTCGAGGCTTGGGCAGGTTCCTACCGGTGGCACGCCCGGCACTTGTCGTTGTTGGCGCGGCCGTGGCAGGTGTAGCAGCTGGAGGGATCCATCTTTCCTTCCATCCGGTGGAGGGTCAGGTAGTCCCCCCGGTGCGGCGTGTCGCGGTCCGGCCGGTCGCTGAGCCGGATGGAGGGCTTCATGGGCGCCTTCCCGGCATGGCAATCGGTGCAGAAGGACTGGGCGTGGCAGGAGGCGCAGGTGTTGGCGTCCTGCCGGGCCTGGACGCGGTGGTCCTTCACGAAGGTCGCGGTGTGGTCGAAGGAGGCATACGGCTTTAGGGCGCCCTTGGCCACGTCGGTGCTGTGGCACTCGGTGCACATGGGACGGCCCGCGGTCAGCTCCTGGGGGTGCGTGGGGGCGAAGCTCGTCTCGGGAGAGATGAGGCTGCAGGCCATCAGGAAGCCGAGGCCCAGGGCCGCGCCGAAGAGCTTGAAGACGGATTTCCGGGCCATCACTGACCTCCCTTCCTAGCCATGCCGAATCGGTACTCGGCGCGCAACAGTCCCCGCGTCTCGTGCTTCGCCAAGGGGGTGCTCCCGTAGCTCACGTCGCCGGAGACCTTCACGTTCGAGGTCGCCTGGTAGCCCAGCGAACCCACCATTTCGTAGACGCTCCGGATGCCGGCCAGGTACGGATTGTTGCTCTCGTAGCGCTGGAGGATGCCGTCGAAGCTGCCGGTGAACTTGCCCTTGGTCCACATCACCCAGGCGCGGCCCTCCTTGTGGGACAGGCTGCGGGAAGGCGCCGCGGGATCCACGAAGATCGCGTTCCCGGCGTTGACCCAGTGACCTCCGACGCCAATCAGGAGCGTCTTCTCGTTCAGGCTCCAGCGGATCTCGCCGCCCGTACGGTTGGCGTCGCCGAAGGTGTCGCGGTGCATGTGGCGGTAATCGGCCAGCATCTGCATCACGTCGCTCGCCGTCCAGGTGACGCTGCCGCCCCAGCCCTTGAAGGTGTCGTTCTCGTCCTGCCGGAAGAGCGAGGGAAGGTTCGTGCCCGCGAAGTAGGCGAAGAAGTTCCGCTCAGCGTAGTTCCCCGAAACGCTGACCTGGCTGCCCAGCTTCACGGTGGCGGTGTAGTCGTGCTCCGCGATGCGGGAGGGATCCTGCCCGGTGACGAGCGGCGCGTGGCTGGCCACGTCGAACACCGTCTTGCCGCGCAGCTGGAAGAGGGAGGTGGGGGCGATCAGGACGTCGACGCCCACCTGCTTGCGGGTGTAGTCCGTGGCGGAGGGGATATCCAGATCCTTGGCCGCCTTGGTGCCGTCCTGAAGGTAGGAGAGGCCGATCTCGCCGAACTGCGAGGCGCGCCAGGCCAGGCGGCTCCCGAAGATGAAGTCGCGCTGGTACTCGTAGTCGCTCTGGGTCCGGGGATCCACCGTCTTGTAGTAGACGGGGCGGCCGCCGAAGGCCGAGATGGAGAAGCCGCCGCGCAGGTCGGTGCGGGCGCTGACGCCGTCCACCTGCTCGAAGCCGGTGGTCTGGTTGGCGGTGAAGCGCCCCGCCTTGATCTCGGCGTTCGCCTGGTCGAAGCGGTACTGGAGGTAGCCGTAGCTGAGGTAGCCCGCACCCTTCGAGCCGTCATAGGAGCTGGCATCGGAGAGGTCGGTGCGCCCCCATCCGAAGAGGTGCAGGGACAACTTGTCGGTCCCCAGCTTGGTGGCGTCGATCCCCAGGTACTGCGTGGCCGGCGTGTAGGTGGCCTTGTCGAAACCCGGAGTCTCCTGCTTCCACATCTGGGCCATGGTGGTGCCGTAGACACTCACCTCCTGGCCCCAGGCCGCGGCGGACATCAAGGTGGCGAGCAGGGCCACATGGGTGCGTCGTTTCATGATTCGCCTCATGGTTCGAAGGGGGCGGTGTGATGGCCGTTCTGTGACGAATGTTCTCTGCCCTGTGACATTCAGGCCCCTCATTCGGACTTCGTGCGGCGGCGGGGGCTTCTCGGGGTCTGACCATCGCACCGGGACTAAGCCGATGCTCGTGTCAGGAACGACACTAGGCCCGAACTCAGCCCACCTCAAGAGAGCAAATGTCTTTTCCTGTATTACCAAATAATAGTATAGATCGACCCGAAAACATCTTTGTGACATTTTCGTTGCATTTCTAAAAATTGAAAATAGATCAATTAAAAAATGACTCCTTGTCAAAAAACCGTCATAAAAACCATCTGTTGTCAAAGACAAAAAAATCAAAAAACACAAACTTGTGACCGGCGCCACTGAAACCAGAGGCTGCTCGAAGGTTTTTGGCCGTTTTTTTACCATTGTGACAAAGGACACAGCCCGCGCGCCGCTACCGGCGTGTGATCCCAGACACGGAGGACGCCGGGGACACTGGTCGCCTGACATGCGTGGAGGTCTTCATGGCTCACAGCACCCTCGCGCTGGGGGTGGAGGCGGTGGGATGCGCCGCCTTCGATGCCGGCATCAAGGGCGCGTTCGGCTATCCGGGCACGCCGTCCACGGAAGGGTTCGAATTCGTCGAGGCGATGATCCGCGCCCAGCCCGAAGGCCGGGTGTCCCAGTGGGCCTCCAACGAGAAGGTCGCCTACGACCTGGCGCTGGGGATGAGCTACGCGGGTTTCCGCAGCCTGGTGACCATGA comes from the Geothrix sp. 21YS21S-4 genome and includes:
- a CDS encoding OmcA/MtrC family decaheme c-type cytochrome, whose product is MQHKPLKQLCSLLATAAIALALVGCNGKNGSSGQNGKDGINGTNGTNGTNGTNGTNVPSVVNAAQLTPDQWAELKPTVTVTGATMGTAPVVNFRITDPTTGLGVKGLGAFTAKASTATVASYPNLSFAIAKLVPEDATTKAPSKWVSYIVTTVPTTTAASAPTRPTTDNTGTLVDNGDGTYKYTFYRDITKVQAALDAMTYTGNNVKADLGDVTYAPTLVHRVTIQMSGAARGTGSNTSDAVTVATAVNMKNPVNAIYDFVPSTGAAVTATTDIRDVVAIQNCNECHDKLAFHGGGRVEVRYCAVCHTDQRKYGYAEATAGTTTTYTGSTNKLNGGAAGDLTALAHRIHMGAELTKTGYNYANVKFETLGYSILDGGQRLCAKCHDGVAQAQNWNLKPSRLACGTCHDAVNFATGANHMPGTDVPLADDKACAICHDSAAIKTYHLTQNVTTHNPTVATGLANFTYELNTATQTTSGGPVTVKFRIMKSVNGATAAPVTFLAAASGLTNPLTGFTGGPSFQLAWTMMQDNVATPADFNNLLTDNGAPSAANFQPRTVSIANLLDTTKATSVGTLSGPDASGYYTANIVGGNYLFPVGAKMRTVGLQGYFTQTTAPASTTAAIARHAISVVKTVGSDTTRRVVIDNKKCANCHEWFEGHGGNRNYDIQICVQCHVPGLTTSGKGMTDAGLEAYRTAATTFTAKDLASLSSWGITIPNPVVAGSNFALAFPQTTNNLKDMIHGIHAGKDRTTPIKIVRDRTPSAVNIINGANIGFPGILNNCQSCHTSTGYASVPTNALATREEAINTSGNTTTALAKAALGLINTTDKMITPYTAACVTCHDSSAAQAHMVTNGGQIKVNRSALNVAGEACAVCHGSGSQYDVTVVHK
- a CDS encoding Rrf2 family transcriptional regulator, with the translated sequence MLPLSQTTGYALRAMRCFQEPGGQPVLVEAVADYTGIPRSYLSKLVHKLAKKGLVTARRGHHGGVVLAKPSREITLEDLSEAIDGVNWRDRCMVGLSGCTDETPCVLHEFWKETLTSILARLRAVTVADMARHQDPGVERFRADHGFR
- the ccsA gene encoding cytochrome c biogenesis protein CcsA, which encodes MRKLFEFLASLKLAVILLVLLLVGLSVGTIVETRSGVEEAGRLVYYAWWFLGLQGLFAINLAMSLADLFPWNQRRIGFVVTHASLILIFVGAAVTYFFKVEGNLSLWEGQSGSVIEHHVHTAGEHRESETVTRHQLPFTVKLDDFVLDTYPGTMRPAGFSSQVQITDSETGKTFPAKIWMNHEFHYRGYALFQSSYQQEEGREATVLAVSKDPGQLIVFAGYITLILGMLIVLFTRISQSRARAALEASITAANAGRGALLALLAVAGLGLHGAAPSPDALRRLPVQHDGRVMPLDTLARDMVWTVTGSSTWKGQDPVATMMGWMFEPNTGAEAPMIQVGSKALVKALDLPAGTTHASFVQLVRNPKLGALLRAAQMAEMEQRPLQGELQDVRKLESRLRAMQSIGLNQGVRPMPVSPDPHARWAVYPGPPADGLVQLAQGPRLEGWPSAAAMDREVFYNRLNPVRLAWIVLLASLAASVVAWKRQSAALDRVALGLLAAGFAVMTWGIALRWQVGGRIPAANMYESMLFLAWGVGLFALVAYALLKNRMVVLNAAVMATLTMALTDLLPIDRLIHPIAPVLAGTPWLAIHVPIIMVGYAVLALGLVVAHMQVGATIFAPRRVELVDRMYDLLYWYMFVGSIFLIAGIITGSMWAASSWGRYWGWDPKEVWSLVAFLAYMAILHAKLDRMIGKFGVAAISILAFQTIVMTYLGVNFVLTTGMHSYGMGDSPVVKWMIIVALAEIAFLGWGLWAHRRNPAVAE
- a CDS encoding helix-hairpin-helix domain-containing protein, coding for MKKGLVPILLVVLLGGGGGIHAQEPDPDIKPAPKVSREAQAKAKARAAKIQAKAKAKAARDAKRVDVNTATRDQLKAIPGLPEAYVDKIITGRPYLTKAHLVTNQVLPEGIYLAIKDRLVVRQAPTKP